In Labrus mixtus chromosome 11, fLabMix1.1, whole genome shotgun sequence, a single window of DNA contains:
- the dscc1 gene encoding sister chromatid cohesion protein DCC1, which produces MRSLEEVQATLQIAKLKEEDLKKTIQCLSFGENVSSADYCLMELDDNLCKHIEAGQSLVIRGDKEERAVLCSGDKTYDLKIADTSNLLLLVPGCRSPDELTDSQESSHVVHRQIWGFCNSYWELRKQRPKLKKLKKLLMENPYEGPAVGGQEENTENRLTMQDLLERIQASEQEIKTNLEIINACQIDGYWRMLDFDYEMKLLGHVTQLVDSESWSFNKVPLEASLEELSPLEPKEMIEHCLNCYGKRYTENDKVFYTLHEDKVCRATALLLLQNAVKFNLREFQEVWQQSVPDGMSTRLEQLKSVALVDRVSRPETICLLRVDDLPEDTLDRFNHLFTLREKWTEEDITPYIQDLCGEKQTTGALLTKHARSSMQNGVKVFNSRRPVAT; this is translated from the exons ATGAGAAGTCTAGAGGAGGTTCAGGCCACTCTGCAGATCGCTAAGCTGAAAGAAGAGGATCTAAAGAAAACTATTCAGTGTCTGTCTTTTGGAGAGAATGTCTCATCTGCAGACTACTGTCTGATGGAGCTGGACGATAACCTGTGCAAACACATAGAAGCTGGCCAAAG TCTTGTGATTCGAGGGGACAAGGAGGAGCGTGCGGTTCTCTGTAGTGGTGACAAGACCTACGATCTAAAAATAGCCGACACATCCAACCTGCTGCTGTTGGTACCGGGCTGCAGATCACCAGACGAGCTGACCGACAGTCAGGAAAGCTCTCATGTGGTGCACAGACAG ATATGGGGATTTTGTAACAGCTACTGGGAACTGCGTAAACAACGTCCTAAGCTTAAGAAACTGAAGAAGCTTTTGATGGAGAATCCTTATGAGGGACCTGCTGTAGGGGGGCAGGAGGAGAATACAGAAAACAGG TTAACCATGCAGGATCTGTTGGAGAGGATCCAGGCCAGTGAGCAAGAGATAAAGACCAACTTAGAGATAATCAATGCCTGCCAGATAGATg GTTACTGGCGTATGCTTGACTTTGACTACGAGATGAAGCTGCTGGGTCACGTGACTCAGCTGGTGGATTCTGAGTCCTGGTCCTTCAACAAGGTTCCTCTAGAAGCCAGTCTAGAAGAGTTAAGCCCACTGGAGCCAAA AGAGATGATCGAGCACTGTTTGAACTGCTACGGGAAACGTTACACTGAAAACG ACAAAGTCTTTTACACACTACATGAGGATAAAGTATGTCGGGCCACTGCACTGCTGTTGCTGCAGAACGCCGTCAAGTTCAACCTGAGGGAGTTTCAGGAAGTCTGGCAGCAGAGCGTCCCGGACGGCATGAGCACGAGACTGGAGCAGCTGAAG AGCGTTGCCTTGGTGGACCGTGTCTCGCGTCCAGAGACCATCTGCCTGCTGCGGGTAGATGATCTCCCAGAGGACACGCTGGATCGCTTCAACCATCTCTTTACACTGAGAGAAAAATGGACAGAGGAGGATATCACCCCATACATACA AGACCTGTGTGGTGAGAAACAAACAACCGGAGCCCTCCTGACCAAACATGCTCGATCTTCAATGCAAAACGGTGTAAAGGTGTTCAACTCCAGGCGGCCTGTGGCTACGTGA
- the mrpl13 gene encoding 39S ribosomal protein L13, mitochondrial gives MSSFSRSAQQWATFARSWFLIDARLQPPGKIATMCSIRLQGKHKPIYHALSDIGDHVVLINTRHIAFSGNKWEQKVYSSHSGYPGGFKQLTAAQMHQKDPKAIVKLAVYGMLPRNLHRRTMMQRLHIFPDDELPDEILANLTEELPQPREIPKKLSEYTQEEIDAFPRLWTPPEDYKMK, from the exons ATGTCGAGTTTCTCTAGATCTGCACAG caatGGGCGACCTTCGCTCGTTCCTGGTTCCTGATTGATGCCAGGTTGCAGCCGCCAGGAAAGATCGCAACCATGTGCTCTATTAGATTACAGGGGAAACACAAGCCTATCTACCATGCGCTGA GTGACATCGGTGACCACGTTGTACTAATCAACACACGACACATAGCTTTCTCTGGAAACAAATGGGAGCAGAAAGTCTACTCGTCACACTCGGG TTATCCAGGTGGATTCAAACAACTCACAGCCGCCCAGATGCACCAAAAAGACCCAAAAGCT ATTGTGAAGTTAGCCGTTTATGGCATGCTGCCTCGGAATCTGCATCGACGCACCATGATGCAGAGATTACACATCTTTCCTGATGAT GAGCTGCCGGACGAGATCCTTGCCAACCTGACAGAAGAGCTGCCTCAACCCAGAGAAATCCCCAAGAAGCTCAGCGAGTACACCCAGGAGGAGATAGACGCCTTCCCCAGGCTGTGGACACC
- the deptor gene encoding DEP domain-containing mTOR-interacting protein isoform X1, whose protein sequence is MVLEGREMDGIGYTMQKKAAELERLAEVLVTGEQLRLRLHEAKVIKDRRHHLRTYPNCFVAKELIDWLIEHKEASDRDTAIKIMQKLLDQSIIHHVCDEHREFKDLKLFYRFRKDDGTFPLDSEAKVFMRGQRIYEKLMNTENTLLQTREEEGDVFERTLVASEFIDWLLQEGEISTREEAEQLGRRLLEHGIIQHVTNKHHFVDGPLLFQFRMNFRRRRRLIELLHERSRCIPESHDSPFCLRKQNSEGGNTSFLSVSPTKEIKVVVRRSSMSSSCGSSGYYSSSPTLSSSPPVLCNPKSVLKRQVSPEELQTPGGPFLKKTFTIMGDAVGWGFVVRGSKPCHIQAVDPGGPAAAAGMKVCQFVVSVNGLNVLSQDYRAVSSLILTGPRTIVMEVMEEA, encoded by the exons ATGGTGCTTGAAGG CAGGGAGATGGACGGGATCGGGTACACCATGCAGAAGAAGGCTGCGGAGCTGGAGCGGCTGGCCGAGGTGCTCGTAACCGGGGAACAGCTCAG GCTGCGGCTCCACGAGGCGAAGGTGATCAAGGATCGGCGACATCACCTTCGAACTTACCCAAACTGCTTTGTGGCCAAGGAGCTCATTGATTGGCTGATAGAACACAAGGAAGCATCAGACCGAGACACAGCCATCAAGATCATGCAGAAACTTTTGGATCAGAGCATCATTCACCACG tgtgtgacGAGCACCGGGAGTTTAAAGACTTGAAGCTGTTCTACCGTTTCCGGAAAGATGACGGCACGTTCCCGTTGGACAGTGAAGCCAAAGTCTTTATGAGGGGGCAGAGGATCTATGAAAA GTTgatgaacacagaaaacactctATTacaaaccagagaagaagagggcgATGTGTTCGAGCGGACCCTGGTGGCCTCTGAGTTCATCGACTGGCTTCTGCAGGAGGGGGAGATCTCCAccagagaggaggcagagcagCTGGGGAGAAGACTTCTTGAACATGGCATCATCCAGCACG TCACCAACAAGCATCATTTTGTGGACGGGCCGCTCCTCTTCCAGTTCAGGATGAATTTcaggcggcggcggcggctgaTCGAACTTCTCCATGAGCGAAGTCGCTGCATCCCCGAGAGCCACGACAGCCCGTTCTGTCTCCGCAAACAGAACTCAGAAGGAGGCAACACCAGCTTTCTCTCAG TGAGTCCCACCAAAGAGATAAAGGTGGTGGTTCGGCGGAGCagcatgagcagcagctgtggcaGCAGCGGTTATTACAGCAGCAGTCCTACGCTCAGCAGCAGCCCACCTGTGCTGTGCAACCCCAAGTCTG TTCTGAAAAGACAAGTGAGtccagaggagctgcagacgCCGGGAGGACCTTTTCTAAAGAAGACATTTACT ATTATGGGGGATGCTGTGGGCTGGGGCTTTGTGGTGCGAGGTAGTAAACCCTGTCACATCCAGGCTGTGGACCCAGGTggacctgcagctgctgctggcaTGAAG GTGTGTCAGTTTGTGGTGTCAGTGAACGGGCTGAATGTCCTCTCTCAGGACTACCGGGCCGTCAGCAGCCTGATCCTAACCGGACCCCGGACAATCGTcatggaggtgatggaggaggcATAA
- the deptor gene encoding DEP domain-containing mTOR-interacting protein isoform X2, producing MVLEGEMDGIGYTMQKKAAELERLAEVLVTGEQLRLRLHEAKVIKDRRHHLRTYPNCFVAKELIDWLIEHKEASDRDTAIKIMQKLLDQSIIHHVCDEHREFKDLKLFYRFRKDDGTFPLDSEAKVFMRGQRIYEKLMNTENTLLQTREEEGDVFERTLVASEFIDWLLQEGEISTREEAEQLGRRLLEHGIIQHVTNKHHFVDGPLLFQFRMNFRRRRRLIELLHERSRCIPESHDSPFCLRKQNSEGGNTSFLSVSPTKEIKVVVRRSSMSSSCGSSGYYSSSPTLSSSPPVLCNPKSVLKRQVSPEELQTPGGPFLKKTFTIMGDAVGWGFVVRGSKPCHIQAVDPGGPAAAAGMKVCQFVVSVNGLNVLSQDYRAVSSLILTGPRTIVMEVMEEA from the exons ATGGTGCTTGAAGG GGAGATGGACGGGATCGGGTACACCATGCAGAAGAAGGCTGCGGAGCTGGAGCGGCTGGCCGAGGTGCTCGTAACCGGGGAACAGCTCAG GCTGCGGCTCCACGAGGCGAAGGTGATCAAGGATCGGCGACATCACCTTCGAACTTACCCAAACTGCTTTGTGGCCAAGGAGCTCATTGATTGGCTGATAGAACACAAGGAAGCATCAGACCGAGACACAGCCATCAAGATCATGCAGAAACTTTTGGATCAGAGCATCATTCACCACG tgtgtgacGAGCACCGGGAGTTTAAAGACTTGAAGCTGTTCTACCGTTTCCGGAAAGATGACGGCACGTTCCCGTTGGACAGTGAAGCCAAAGTCTTTATGAGGGGGCAGAGGATCTATGAAAA GTTgatgaacacagaaaacactctATTacaaaccagagaagaagagggcgATGTGTTCGAGCGGACCCTGGTGGCCTCTGAGTTCATCGACTGGCTTCTGCAGGAGGGGGAGATCTCCAccagagaggaggcagagcagCTGGGGAGAAGACTTCTTGAACATGGCATCATCCAGCACG TCACCAACAAGCATCATTTTGTGGACGGGCCGCTCCTCTTCCAGTTCAGGATGAATTTcaggcggcggcggcggctgaTCGAACTTCTCCATGAGCGAAGTCGCTGCATCCCCGAGAGCCACGACAGCCCGTTCTGTCTCCGCAAACAGAACTCAGAAGGAGGCAACACCAGCTTTCTCTCAG TGAGTCCCACCAAAGAGATAAAGGTGGTGGTTCGGCGGAGCagcatgagcagcagctgtggcaGCAGCGGTTATTACAGCAGCAGTCCTACGCTCAGCAGCAGCCCACCTGTGCTGTGCAACCCCAAGTCTG TTCTGAAAAGACAAGTGAGtccagaggagctgcagacgCCGGGAGGACCTTTTCTAAAGAAGACATTTACT ATTATGGGGGATGCTGTGGGCTGGGGCTTTGTGGTGCGAGGTAGTAAACCCTGTCACATCCAGGCTGTGGACCCAGGTggacctgcagctgctgctggcaTGAAG GTGTGTCAGTTTGTGGTGTCAGTGAACGGGCTGAATGTCCTCTCTCAGGACTACCGGGCCGTCAGCAGCCTGATCCTAACCGGACCCCGGACAATCGTcatggaggtgatggaggaggcATAA